A window from Methanococcoides sp. LMO-2 encodes these proteins:
- a CDS encoding translation initiation factor IF-2 subunit beta, whose amino-acid sequence MDDYEALLERAIENLPDVETTDVRFVIPEPKIFVEGKTTVLDNFGNIADVLNREPDHLMKYLTREMGTAGKLDGSRAIFQGKFPKESIKANIDAYVEEYVICSECNRPDTQLVKEGRIMVLKCAACGAHRPVKKRRTTIATPRDAVEEGEEYEVRIDAVGSKGDGIAKLAKFTIFVPGAAKGDVVKVKIKRISGNLAFAERV is encoded by the coding sequence ATGGATGATTACGAAGCGCTGTTGGAAAGGGCAATTGAAAATCTCCCTGATGTGGAAACTACGGATGTTCGTTTCGTAATTCCCGAACCCAAGATATTTGTGGAAGGTAAGACCACCGTCCTGGATAACTTTGGGAACATTGCGGACGTACTCAACAGAGAACCTGACCACCTTATGAAATACCTCACAAGGGAAATGGGTACAGCCGGTAAACTTGATGGGAGCCGTGCAATCTTCCAGGGTAAGTTCCCAAAAGAGAGCATCAAAGCAAATATCGACGCCTACGTTGAGGAATATGTCATTTGTTCCGAATGCAACCGTCCGGATACCCAGCTTGTAAAGGAAGGCAGGATAATGGTTCTCAAATGCGCCGCCTGTGGTGCACACCGTCCTGTCAAGAAGAGGAGAACCACAATTGCAACCCCACGCGATGCAGTTGAAGAAGGCGAGGAATACGAGGTAAGGATCGATGCCGTTGGTTCAAAAGGAGACGGAATCGCCAAACTTGCAAAATTCACCATATTTGTCCCTGGCGCTGCAAAGGGTGACGTGGTAAAGGTCAAGATAAAGAGGATCAGCGGAAATCTTGCATTTGCAGAACGCGTTTGA
- a CDS encoding radical SAM protein: MPDTYEKTDTDQPEEDITVLSLPGLTIDLKHLNGFLQLEAKGHLRGVCSPFLKKINATLEAEKPALVEKDRVIASTWLPPIPGKVFKRLLYAETQIALGKYIPETVSFEITRNCKCKCDHCLISGGGGDLDVDTVKRTIDEALDMGAVVITFTEGDPLLREDIFELIDYVDKDRAIVNMYTPGTDMTPEVAQRLKEVGLHNLLVSIYSTVPEEHDDVRKLEGAFEKATGAIKYGLDAGLLVTMCTHVSPKNMEKLTSMYQLAKELGVHEFSLWESVPKKPEDPIITDEDREVIMDMYHRINASEDGPRIFANTYFEGEMLGCLAGQRWLHVCVEGSVKPCPYIPFSFGNINTDSLRTIWGRIRKVSDFKGERHSCLMQEKDYLKLVSKIPDDAEVPYDFDLIR; this comes from the coding sequence ATGCCTGACACTTACGAAAAAACAGATACGGACCAGCCTGAAGAGGACATAACAGTACTTTCCCTGCCAGGCCTTACAATTGACCTGAAGCATCTGAACGGGTTCTTGCAACTGGAAGCGAAGGGACATTTACGAGGAGTTTGCTCACCTTTCCTGAAAAAGATCAATGCGACCCTTGAAGCTGAGAAACCCGCCCTGGTCGAAAAGGACAGGGTCATAGCATCCACATGGCTGCCCCCTATACCCGGCAAGGTCTTCAAAAGGCTACTCTATGCAGAAACCCAGATCGCACTTGGGAAATACATCCCTGAGACAGTCTCATTTGAGATCACAAGGAACTGCAAATGCAAATGCGACCACTGTTTGATCAGCGGTGGCGGAGGCGACCTTGATGTGGATACCGTAAAAAGGACCATCGACGAGGCTCTGGACATGGGTGCCGTGGTCATCACTTTCACCGAAGGGGACCCACTGCTTCGCGAGGACATATTCGAACTTATCGATTACGTTGACAAGGACCGTGCCATCGTTAACATGTACACCCCTGGCACGGATATGACACCGGAGGTCGCTCAACGGCTAAAGGAGGTCGGACTCCATAACCTCCTGGTGAGCATCTATTCCACGGTTCCGGAAGAGCACGATGATGTGAGAAAACTGGAAGGTGCCTTTGAGAAGGCTACCGGTGCAATAAAGTACGGCCTTGACGCAGGACTACTCGTCACCATGTGCACCCATGTATCCCCGAAGAACATGGAAAAGCTGACATCCATGTACCAGCTTGCAAAAGAACTTGGAGTGCACGAGTTCTCACTGTGGGAATCAGTACCAAAGAAACCTGAGGACCCTATTATCACCGATGAGGACAGGGAAGTAATCATGGATATGTACCACAGGATAAATGCCTCAGAGGATGGACCAAGGATCTTCGCAAATACCTACTTTGAAGGTGAGATGCTGGGATGTCTTGCCGGACAGCGCTGGCTTCATGTCTGCGTGGAAGGGTCGGTAAAACCATGCCCTTACATACCATTCAGTTTCGGTAATATCAATACCGACTCCCTCAGGACCATCTGGGGAAGGATACGCAAAGTCAGCGATTTCAAGGGAGAGAGGCACTCCTGCCTGATGCAGGAAAAGGATTACCTGAAGCTGGTATCGAAGATACCTGATGATGCAGAGGTCCCCTATGACTTCGACCTTATCAGGTAA
- a CDS encoding tryptophan--tRNA ligase — translation MNTKLDPWGSVNIDDYSKLFDEFGILPFEDICSELPDPHRYMRRKIIFGHRSYDLITDAMKNKDPFSVMSGFMPTGGGHLGHKMVMEEIIWHQKMGADAFVGIADREAYSVRGVSWEKCRQIGVEDYIVSLIALGFEPDGHIYFQSESDNVKELTFELGSKTNFSELSAIYGFSGETSVSHMVSTLSQSADILHPQLSEFGGPKPTVIPVGADQDPHMRLTRGIAHKMNMFRIEGREDKNDNKYFSVRSKAAPEGALADIAERLPWDTKLFEGHVDVFGADNYTKLLNTVREVEIEYGGYAFVPPSSTYHRFMSGLQGGKMSSSVPESIISLKEDPKAAAKKVKRAKTGGRMTLEEQKKLGGDPNNCSAFELLMFHLVEDDKELEEIYNECICGKRMCGSCKSLAAELMTEFLTEHQEKRELAKDRLDDYGL, via the coding sequence ATGAATACGAAACTTGACCCCTGGGGTTCAGTCAATATTGACGATTACTCAAAGTTGTTCGACGAGTTTGGCATCCTGCCATTCGAGGACATTTGCTCTGAACTCCCTGACCCACACAGGTACATGCGAAGGAAGATAATCTTCGGCCACAGGAGCTATGACCTGATAACAGATGCAATGAAGAACAAAGACCCTTTTTCGGTCATGAGCGGCTTCATGCCTACCGGAGGCGGGCATCTGGGGCACAAAATGGTCATGGAAGAGATCATCTGGCACCAGAAGATGGGTGCTGATGCCTTTGTGGGAATTGCGGACCGTGAAGCATACTCCGTAAGAGGGGTCTCATGGGAAAAATGCCGCCAGATCGGTGTTGAGGATTACATTGTAAGCCTGATAGCCCTTGGTTTTGAACCTGACGGCCACATATACTTCCAGTCAGAATCCGATAACGTCAAAGAACTTACCTTCGAACTGGGGTCAAAGACGAACTTCTCCGAGCTCAGTGCTATCTACGGGTTCAGCGGAGAGACCAGTGTATCCCACATGGTGAGCACATTGTCCCAGAGTGCCGATATTCTTCACCCCCAGCTTTCTGAGTTTGGCGGACCGAAGCCTACGGTAATCCCGGTGGGTGCAGACCAGGACCCACACATGCGCCTGACACGTGGCATCGCACACAAGATGAACATGTTCAGGATCGAAGGCCGTGAGGACAAGAACGATAACAAGTACTTCAGCGTTCGTAGCAAAGCTGCCCCTGAAGGCGCACTTGCGGATATCGCAGAGAGGCTCCCATGGGATACGAAGCTTTTCGAAGGACATGTGGATGTCTTTGGTGCTGATAACTACACCAAGCTCCTGAACACCGTAAGGGAAGTTGAGATCGAATATGGAGGCTACGCATTTGTACCTCCATCTTCCACCTACCACAGGTTCATGTCAGGACTGCAGGGCGGAAAGATGTCCAGCAGTGTTCCTGAGAGCATCATTTCACTAAAGGAAGATCCAAAGGCCGCTGCAAAGAAGGTCAAGCGTGCCAAGACCGGCGGCAGGATGACACTTGAGGAGCAGAAAAAGCTTGGAGGAGATCCGAACAACTGCTCCGCATTCGAGCTCCTTATGTTCCACCTCGTGGAAGACGATAAGGAACTGGAAGAGATCTACAATGAATGTATCTGCGGAAAACGCATGTGCGGAAGCTGCAAATCCCTTGCTGCAGAACTGATGACCGAATTCCTGACAGAACACCAGGAGAAGCGTGAGCTGGCAAAGGACCGGCTGGACGATTACGGATTATAA
- a CDS encoding phenylalanine--tRNA ligase subunit alpha, which yields MSNYNLTTNEKNVLLALDELASTTPEELAEKASMKVETAMQSAFLLSENGLAEVNDTVTELYSLTDEGLTYAKEGLPERQLIRALSEPTAIDELKENLSPKMVGIATGWLRKKGWASIENGMMVPSGDADETEDEKVLASFTEKASTLEELGTDGKTIKDLIKRKLVSKTEEKDRIVSITDAGTELVKAGITIEEEITQITSQLLKSGEWKNKNFRPYNIQTPPKPLYGAKVHPYQRLIDQMRQIFLEMGFTEIKGDVVQSSFWNFDALFQPQDHPAREMQDTFHLSSRSDLPEEYKDGIKDMHERGGDIDSTGWGGKWSEDIAKRDVLRTHTTAVTIKYLADNPNPPLKAFCIDRAYRRETIDPTHTPEFEQLEGVIMDENMSFANLLGCLEEFYHRMGFEDVRFRPGYFPYTEPSVEPEVYIDGLGWVELGGAGVFRKEVTEPLGIKQPVLAWGLGVSRVAMLKLGLKDLRELYQSDIEWLRKSQVCQLKD from the coding sequence ATGAGCAACTATAACCTTACCACGAATGAGAAAAACGTGCTGCTCGCACTGGATGAACTTGCATCCACAACCCCGGAAGAGCTTGCAGAAAAAGCATCCATGAAAGTGGAAACTGCAATGCAATCCGCTTTTTTGCTCTCAGAGAACGGCTTGGCAGAAGTGAACGATACCGTTACAGAACTGTACTCACTAACAGACGAAGGTCTTACCTATGCAAAAGAGGGACTCCCCGAGCGCCAGCTGATCCGCGCGCTCTCCGAGCCAACAGCTATCGATGAGCTCAAAGAGAACCTTTCACCAAAGATGGTGGGTATTGCAACCGGATGGCTTCGTAAGAAAGGCTGGGCAAGCATCGAGAACGGAATGATGGTGCCATCAGGAGATGCAGATGAAACCGAGGACGAGAAGGTACTTGCCAGCTTCACAGAGAAAGCAAGCACCCTTGAAGAGCTTGGGACAGATGGCAAGACCATAAAGGACCTAATCAAACGAAAGCTCGTCTCAAAGACCGAGGAAAAGGACCGGATAGTCTCCATTACAGATGCAGGTACCGAGCTTGTAAAAGCAGGCATCACCATCGAAGAGGAGATCACACAGATCACATCACAATTACTCAAGAGCGGTGAATGGAAGAACAAGAACTTCAGGCCTTACAATATCCAGACACCACCAAAACCATTGTACGGTGCAAAGGTACACCCATACCAGCGCCTCATCGACCAGATGCGCCAGATATTCCTTGAGATGGGATTCACCGAGATCAAGGGCGATGTCGTGCAGAGCTCATTCTGGAACTTCGATGCACTGTTCCAGCCACAGGACCACCCTGCAAGAGAGATGCAGGACACCTTCCACCTGTCCAGTCGTTCAGACCTCCCTGAGGAATACAAGGACGGCATCAAGGACATGCACGAGCGTGGCGGAGATATCGATTCCACTGGCTGGGGAGGCAAATGGAGCGAGGATATTGCAAAGCGCGATGTACTGAGGACACACACCACCGCAGTCACCATCAAGTACCTTGCAGACAACCCAAATCCACCGCTTAAGGCATTCTGTATCGACAGGGCATACCGCCGTGAGACAATCGATCCTACCCATACCCCTGAGTTCGAACAGCTCGAAGGTGTGATCATGGACGAGAACATGTCATTCGCAAACCTGCTTGGCTGCCTTGAAGAGTTCTACCACAGGATGGGATTCGAGGACGTCAGGTTCAGGCCGGGATACTTCCCATACACAGAACCAAGTGTGGAACCCGAGGTATATATTGACGGACTCGGATGGGTTGAGCTCGGTGGAGCCGGAGTTTTCCGTAAGGAAGTTACCGAACCTCTCGGTATAAAGCAGCCTGTGCTTGCATGGGGTCTTGGTGTCAGCCGTGTAGCAATGCTCAAGCTCGGCCTCAAGGACCTGCGTGAACTCTACCAGTCAGACATCGAATGGCTGCGCAAGAGTCAGGTCTGCCAGTTAAAAGATTAA
- a CDS encoding DUF362 domain-containing protein: MNPGNKVSIVRCEDYSNAREAVREAIDLIGGLDSIIFPGARVLLKPNLLAAEPPDNAVTTHPAIVSAMCELVLEAGGVPVVGDGAGITHPGVTDEALDMSGIREAAQKTGAEVLSFETSGYEVVNVPDASHFSQLYLAKPVRYADLVISLPKLKTHELTLFTGAVKNMFGGIPLKLRKEAHLLGKKNLFSEAVVDIYSARVPHLALMDGVVGMEGNGPARGTPVNVGVLMASYDCVSLDVVASKLIGLDPMQVPTNEAAIARGYGTKDPEVCGVPLNEVTVKFRLPGTTLVGSAPPFLVSRLGKLFTIRPVINTVQCTMCGACVLNCSAHAIEQNEGMLKINDNKCILCYCCRELCPSGAVKMKRSLFASILMKVRNRD; this comes from the coding sequence ATGAACCCCGGGAACAAAGTATCCATAGTCCGTTGTGAAGATTATTCGAATGCCAGGGAGGCGGTCAGGGAAGCAATTGACCTTATCGGTGGACTTGATTCCATCATTTTTCCCGGTGCAAGGGTACTTTTAAAGCCTAACTTACTTGCAGCTGAACCTCCCGATAATGCGGTCACCACACACCCTGCCATTGTATCTGCAATGTGTGAGCTTGTTTTGGAGGCAGGTGGAGTTCCCGTTGTAGGTGATGGGGCAGGTATTACACATCCGGGAGTTACCGATGAAGCCCTGGATATGTCCGGTATAAGGGAAGCTGCCCAAAAGACCGGTGCTGAGGTCCTGAGCTTTGAGACCTCGGGGTATGAGGTCGTAAATGTTCCTGATGCCTCTCATTTTTCTCAGCTTTACCTTGCGAAACCGGTGAGGTATGCGGATTTGGTTATATCCCTTCCAAAACTCAAGACCCATGAACTGACCCTTTTTACAGGTGCTGTCAAGAACATGTTCGGTGGCATCCCATTAAAGTTACGTAAAGAAGCACATCTGCTCGGAAAAAAGAACCTTTTCTCAGAGGCAGTAGTTGATATCTATTCCGCAAGGGTGCCTCATCTTGCATTAATGGATGGTGTTGTGGGGATGGAAGGCAATGGTCCGGCAAGGGGCACGCCTGTGAACGTGGGTGTGTTGATGGCAAGCTATGACTGCGTATCTCTGGATGTTGTAGCTTCAAAGCTGATCGGTCTTGATCCGATGCAGGTTCCTACAAATGAGGCAGCGATAGCGAGGGGCTATGGGACAAAGGATCCGGAAGTATGCGGGGTTCCTCTGAATGAGGTTACTGTGAAGTTCAGGCTTCCGGGTACGACACTCGTGGGAAGTGCACCACCTTTTCTTGTTAGCAGGCTCGGTAAGCTGTTCACAATCAGGCCAGTCATTAATACCGTACAGTGTACCATGTGTGGTGCCTGTGTTCTTAACTGCTCGGCACATGCCATTGAACAGAATGAAGGGATGCTGAAGATCAATGACAATAAATGTATTCTCTGCTATTGTTGCCGTGAGCTGTGTCCTTCAGGAGCTGTGAAAATGAAGCGTTCCCTTTTTGCAAGTATACTGATGAAGGTCCGTAACCGCGACTGA
- a CDS encoding DUF531 domain-containing protein, producing the protein MLTLGIVNTYDKIKVLDAHYRAIARAAPICYAYGFTLCLFDFPFKMTPEELVEYVMDKTTIGESGKYLKLLHESNRLFVFDLPKKGFQSQFGTPVITSSKPEEKYVVTPEEIADGVERNKSYLLLVGLGRKGLPKKLFSFSDHHLDITCNGISLETCTAIGTIPSYIMGIVDTRKKIKKNSRNRSY; encoded by the coding sequence TTGTTAACACTTGGTATTGTGAACACTTATGATAAAATAAAGGTGCTTGATGCCCATTACCGCGCGATCGCAAGGGCGGCACCAATTTGTTACGCTTATGGTTTTACACTTTGTCTTTTTGATTTTCCTTTCAAGATGACACCGGAAGAGCTCGTAGAATATGTGATGGACAAGACTACCATCGGTGAGTCTGGAAAATATCTGAAACTGCTTCACGAAAGCAATCGCCTGTTCGTCTTCGATCTCCCCAAGAAGGGCTTCCAGTCCCAGTTCGGCACTCCTGTGATCACCAGCTCAAAGCCGGAGGAGAAATATGTTGTAACTCCCGAGGAGATCGCAGACGGAGTGGAACGCAACAAGTCCTATCTTCTGCTTGTGGGACTTGGCAGGAAAGGTCTCCCTAAGAAATTGTTTTCATTCTCGGATCACCATCTTGACATTACATGCAACGGGATCTCTCTTGAGACCTGTACTGCTATCGGTACCATTCCATCATACATCATGGGGATCGTTGATACTAGGAAGAAAATAAAGAAAAACAGTAGGAACAGGAGCTATTAA
- a CDS encoding GNAT family N-acetyltransferase, with amino-acid sequence MSEYVDVAIREADEEDGEHVQCLLSTYFLDMDEVPIDDFIVAEANGKIVGVAALADRNCCEIHSIAVHPNYRGNGIGSRMVSSIFETVDKDRIYVRTSSPIFFRKLGFIELPMAEKASLWEDCRECDRFEGCKQHVMCIQLDERSESC; translated from the coding sequence ATGTCTGAATACGTTGACGTGGCTATCAGGGAAGCGGATGAGGAAGACGGGGAGCATGTGCAGTGTCTTCTTTCAACTTATTTCCTCGATATGGATGAGGTTCCTATAGACGATTTCATTGTTGCGGAGGCCAACGGTAAGATCGTTGGTGTTGCAGCTCTAGCGGACAGGAACTGCTGTGAGATCCACTCCATTGCGGTACACCCCAATTATCGTGGTAATGGTATCGGTTCAAGGATGGTTTCCTCCATTTTTGAAACGGTGGATAAGGACAGGATCTATGTCAGGACCAGTTCTCCCATCTTCTTCAGGAAACTGGGATTCATAGAGCTTCCCATGGCCGAAAAGGCCAGCCTGTGGGAGGATTGCCGGGAATGCGACAGGTTTGAAGGATGTAAACAGCACGTTATGTGCATTCAACTGGATGAGAGGTCTGAATCTTGTTAA
- the larE gene encoding ATP-dependent sacrificial sulfur transferase LarE: MSIPEDFSLLEKIENIKGAIAEKEKVLVAFSGGVDSTTLAALTFDVLGDDALAVTLNSCAIPQSELDDAKRIAEQIGIRHMVMEHDMLSDDMIRHNHKDRCYFCKKLVMSTLKDVMEREGLNVIVEGTNASEITGRRPGWAAINEARGMVMTPYTEFGVTKSEVRQIARHLGLDVADKVSNACLLSRLPYDTEVTPQSLRRIEQAEDFLFSLGISHVRVRDHNGIARIEVLPADFPVVNENRKELLSRFMELGYSYVTLDMEGFRSGSMDEVL; this comes from the coding sequence GTGAGCATACCTGAAGATTTTTCCCTGTTAGAAAAGATCGAAAATATCAAAGGAGCGATAGCTGAAAAAGAAAAAGTGCTTGTCGCTTTCTCCGGGGGCGTGGATAGCACGACGCTTGCAGCCCTTACTTTTGATGTACTTGGGGATGATGCCCTTGCGGTGACGCTCAACTCCTGTGCGATCCCGCAGAGTGAACTGGATGATGCAAAGAGGATCGCTGAACAGATCGGTATCCGGCATATGGTGATGGAACACGACATGCTTTCCGATGATATGATCAGGCATAACCACAAGGATAGGTGCTATTTTTGTAAAAAGCTCGTAATGAGCACACTGAAAGACGTGATGGAAAGGGAAGGTCTGAACGTGATCGTAGAAGGCACCAATGCTTCCGAGATCACCGGCCGCAGGCCGGGCTGGGCTGCCATCAATGAGGCTCGAGGGATGGTAATGACACCTTATACGGAGTTTGGTGTAACAAAGAGCGAGGTCAGGCAGATTGCCCGCCATCTCGGTCTCGATGTCGCCGACAAGGTCTCAAATGCCTGTCTCCTATCAAGGTTACCCTATGATACGGAAGTAACCCCACAATCCCTCCGGAGGATCGAACAGGCCGAAGACTTCCTTTTCTCTCTTGGCATTAGCCATGTCAGGGTCAGGGATCATAACGGCATTGCACGTATCGAGGTGTTGCCGGCTGATTTCCCTGTCGTTAATGAGAACAGGAAAGAATTGCTGTCGCGTTTCATGGAACTGGGCTATTCCTATGTTACACTTGATATGGAAGGGTTCAGGAGTGGAAGTATGGATGAGGTACTATAA
- a CDS encoding ATP-binding protein — MSFTNITGSIKEVPKPKEEKRASFEDIQRTETRTKRVMYPISGIVGQEMMLRALILNAINPSIGGVLIRGQKGTAKSTAVRGLAEILPEIDIIEGCKYNCDPLDTEKFCWECRDKQKKGMIRIDKSPMKVVDLPVGATEDRVVGSLDIEKAVKEGVQAFEPGILAKANRNLLYVDEINLLDDFVVDALLDAAAMGVNTVEREGVSVSHPANFIIVGSMNPEEGELRPQLLDRIALQVEVEGISDIEQRVEIIERRNRFNKDPQQFRRDFESEQEKLRTRIIKAKQILGRITTTRENLRTIAQICMAFNVDGHRADIMIERTARTNAAYENRERITNEDIIEAAEMVLPHRMRKKPFEEEEFSAEQLRAVVNGTV; from the coding sequence ATGAGCTTTACCAATATCACAGGCAGCATAAAGGAAGTCCCGAAGCCTAAAGAGGAGAAGAGGGCCAGCTTTGAGGACATACAGAGAACAGAAACAAGAACAAAGAGGGTAATGTATCCGATCTCCGGTATCGTAGGACAGGAGATGATGCTTCGCGCCCTTATCCTCAATGCCATCAATCCTTCAATTGGCGGAGTGCTGATAAGAGGACAGAAGGGTACTGCAAAATCAACCGCTGTAAGGGGACTGGCAGAGATCCTTCCGGAGATCGATATAATTGAAGGGTGCAAGTACAACTGTGACCCACTGGACACAGAGAAGTTCTGCTGGGAGTGCAGGGACAAGCAGAAGAAAGGCATGATCAGGATCGACAAGTCACCAATGAAAGTGGTGGACCTGCCGGTGGGTGCCACTGAGGACAGGGTAGTGGGCAGCCTTGACATCGAAAAGGCAGTCAAGGAAGGCGTACAGGCATTTGAACCCGGTATACTGGCAAAGGCCAACCGGAACCTCCTGTACGTGGATGAGATCAACCTGCTGGACGACTTCGTTGTGGATGCCCTGCTGGATGCAGCTGCAATGGGAGTGAACACTGTCGAGAGGGAAGGTGTCAGTGTCAGCCATCCTGCCAACTTCATAATTGTGGGAAGCATGAACCCTGAAGAAGGAGAACTGCGCCCGCAGCTTCTGGATAGGATAGCACTGCAGGTGGAAGTTGAAGGAATTTCCGACATCGAACAACGTGTGGAGATCATTGAAAGAAGAAACCGCTTCAACAAGGACCCTCAGCAGTTCAGGAGGGACTTTGAGAGCGAGCAGGAAAAGCTCCGTACGAGGATCATAAAAGCAAAGCAAATCCTCGGAAGGATCACCACCACCCGTGAGAACCTCAGGACCATCGCACAGATATGCATGGCATTCAATGTGGACGGCCACAGGGCAGACATCATGATCGAGCGTACTGCACGCACAAATGCTGCTTACGAGAACCGGGAAAGGATAACCAACGAGGATATTATCGAAGCAGCCGAGATGGTGCTCCCGCACAGGATGAGAAAGAAGCCTTTCGAAGAAGAGGAGTTCAGTGCAGAGCAGTTGCGTGCTGTTGTGAACGGAACGGTCTGA
- a CDS encoding VWA domain-containing protein: protein MKDRSAASRMRRNLDRDYDIQVFNPGRLVLSIRLPLEELSQISGKDTQAVHEILLSRNEKLGHEDIEDVFIISDNDHVVVDPASFFASMEEEVDVPTISEMEVEVEPEAEIEIAPLTADDPISVMNIEVGEEAAECIEEDIRVDLVPKEYEPCVGSGPRRIRKNAPVLIKKDDTRTGETSIEQAPEKEVRTVTDDTQDVEVRSPEEDAVEKEQQIEPASETEESSEAESEPEEERPVAAEKKDHQEDEKVVSKILTDFARNKQKKKVVSGRLKSGRRAEVLTKSKRGRYVRYRMPGEKITDIAIAPTIRAAAHRAVDGKITITKGDIREKIRRRRISTLINIVFDTSGSMDESEKIKVTTDVVLALLKDAYQRRDRVSLVTYSGREGGLVLPFTSSVEAAKRYLETVPFGGTTPMASGMLTGLETLLQELKREPAAVPIMILVTDGTANVPLRLGGNIKRELMQVCKRIADQKVNMLVVDISNDGSELAGELAEVAGGRYYHPVLLSKETLYSAIKEERDDLTDIASSASSG, encoded by the coding sequence ATGAAGGACAGATCTGCCGCTTCCCGTATGCGAAGGAACCTTGACCGGGATTATGACATACAGGTCTTCAACCCCGGAAGGCTCGTTCTCAGTATAAGGTTACCATTAGAGGAACTCTCACAGATCAGTGGGAAAGATACACAGGCTGTGCATGAGATACTTCTTTCCAGGAATGAAAAGCTGGGTCATGAAGATATTGAAGACGTTTTCATCATCTCGGACAATGACCATGTCGTTGTTGACCCGGCCTCATTCTTTGCATCTATGGAAGAGGAGGTTGATGTCCCGACAATTTCTGAAATGGAAGTTGAAGTGGAACCTGAAGCAGAAATAGAAATTGCACCTCTGACTGCAGATGACCCGATATCGGTAATGAACATAGAGGTCGGTGAAGAAGCTGCAGAGTGCATTGAAGAGGACATCCGGGTGGACCTCGTTCCAAAGGAATACGAACCCTGTGTCGGTAGCGGACCCCGAAGGATAAGGAAAAATGCCCCGGTACTTATCAAAAAGGACGATACCCGGACAGGAGAAACATCAATTGAACAGGCTCCTGAAAAAGAAGTCCGAACCGTTACGGATGATACACAGGATGTTGAGGTGAGATCACCTGAAGAGGACGCTGTGGAGAAAGAGCAGCAGATCGAGCCGGCATCGGAAACTGAAGAAAGTTCTGAAGCGGAAAGCGAACCCGAAGAAGAAAGGCCAGTGGCTGCAGAGAAAAAAGACCATCAAGAAGATGAAAAGGTGGTCAGCAAGATACTCACCGATTTTGCCAGGAACAAGCAAAAAAAGAAGGTGGTATCAGGCAGGCTCAAATCAGGCAGGCGTGCGGAAGTGCTTACCAAGAGCAAGCGTGGCAGGTATGTGAGATACAGGATGCCAGGGGAGAAGATCACAGACATTGCTATTGCTCCGACCATAAGGGCTGCAGCACACCGTGCTGTGGACGGGAAGATCACGATAACAAAGGGAGATATCAGGGAGAAGATCAGAAGGAGGAGGATCTCCACGCTGATCAACATCGTCTTTGACACATCCGGGTCCATGGATGAGAGCGAGAAGATAAAGGTCACGACGGATGTTGTCCTTGCGTTACTGAAGGACGCATACCAGAGAAGGGACCGTGTATCACTGGTCACATACAGCGGAAGGGAGGGAGGCCTTGTGCTGCCTTTCACTTCATCGGTTGAAGCTGCGAAGAGGTATCTGGAAACGGTACCTTTCGGCGGAACCACCCCGATGGCCTCGGGAATGCTCACAGGACTTGAGACACTGCTACAGGAACTGAAGCGTGAACCTGCTGCTGTCCCGATCATGATCCTTGTCACCGATGGAACGGCAAATGTGCCTCTGCGTCTTGGAGGGAATATCAAAAGAGAACTCATGCAGGTGTGCAAGAGGATCGCAGACCAGAAGGTCAACATGCTGGTCGTTGATATCAGCAACGATGGAAGTGAACTTGCCGGGGAGCTGGCAGAGGTTGCAGGCGGCAGGTATTACCATCCAGTACTTTTAAGTAAGGAAACACTTTATTCTGCAATAAAAGAGGAACGTGACGATCTGACGGATATCGCATCTTCTGCTTCTTCCGGTTGA